A genomic window from Bacteroidota bacterium includes:
- a CDS encoding succinate dehydrogenase iron-sulfur subunit, with protein MQVTVKIKRFNPETDSAPHWATYQVPADPMDRVLDLLNYIKWNIDGTLTYRRSCAHGVCGSDAMRINGENKLACSVLVKDLGSEITIEPLPVLPVIKDLVVDMSAFFRKYEAVKPWLINEDPPPERERLQSPREHALIEEATKCILCGACTQSCPSTWADPDYLGPAALLKAYRFVFDSRDQGAEERLRIVDSNEGLWKCYTIFNCVQACPKEIDITRWISALKRRAVTARY; from the coding sequence ATGCAGGTGACAGTCAAAATCAAGCGCTTCAATCCCGAGACCGACTCGGCGCCGCACTGGGCAACCTACCAGGTGCCGGCTGATCCCATGGATCGGGTTCTAGACCTGCTCAACTACATCAAATGGAACATCGACGGCACGCTCACGTATCGACGCTCCTGCGCCCATGGCGTATGTGGGTCCGACGCCATGCGGATCAACGGGGAGAACAAACTGGCCTGCTCCGTGCTCGTCAAGGACTTGGGCTCTGAGATCACCATCGAGCCTCTGCCCGTGCTTCCGGTGATCAAGGACCTGGTCGTAGACATGAGTGCTTTTTTCCGGAAGTACGAAGCCGTCAAGCCCTGGCTCATCAACGAAGACCCCCCGCCGGAGCGGGAGCGGCTGCAAAGCCCTCGGGAGCACGCCCTGATCGAAGAGGCCACCAAATGCATCCTGTGCGGGGCCTGCACCCAAAGCTGCCCTTCGACCTGGGCCGATCCCGACTACCTGGGCCCGGCCGCCCTGCTTAAGGCCTACCGGTTTGTGTTCGACTCCCGGGATCAGGGCGCGGAGGAGCGGCTGCGCATCGTCGACAGCAACGAAGGCCTCTGGAAGTGCTACACGATCTTCAACTGCGTGCAGGCCTGCCCGAAGGAGATCGACATCACGCGCTGGATCTCCGCGCTGAAGCGGCGCGCCGTCACCGCCCGCTATTGA
- the serS gene encoding serine--tRNA ligase: MIDIRLLRQDPERIRQAVLLKQAGDPALVDQILRLDEERRRLQAEADRLRAELNALSRQIGQLMGQSRQEEASAIKTQTAELKYCIRQLEERLQAIESEQEALLLQIPNPPHPSVPVGRSASDNQVVRIWGDPRPSEGLRPHWEIAEALGIIDFARGAKVSGSGFPFYVGMGARLQRALIAFFLDEAARRGYLEMEPPLLVNASSARGTGQLPDKEDLMYVIERDELYLVPTAEVPLTNYYRDELLEEDALPIRLCAYTPCFRREAGSYGRDVRGLNRLHQFDKVELVRIAHPEQSYAELESLREDAERLLQLLGLPYRVLLMCTADLGFTPAKKYDLEVWSPAQSRWLEVSSVSNFEDFQARRMNLRFRPRDGSRPRLVHTLNGSGLALPRVVAALLEHYQTREGRVRVPEVLVPYLNAEWLSI; encoded by the coding sequence ATGATCGATATTCGGCTGTTGCGACAAGACCCAGAGCGGATCCGGCAGGCTGTTTTGCTTAAGCAAGCCGGCGATCCGGCACTGGTGGATCAAATCCTGCGCTTGGACGAGGAGCGGCGCCGCCTGCAAGCAGAGGCCGATCGTCTGCGGGCTGAGCTGAATGCGCTCTCTCGACAAATCGGTCAGCTCATGGGGCAGAGTCGTCAAGAGGAGGCCAGCGCGATCAAGACCCAGACGGCGGAGCTCAAATACTGCATCCGGCAGCTTGAAGAGCGCCTGCAGGCGATCGAATCCGAGCAAGAGGCGCTTCTGCTGCAGATCCCCAATCCCCCCCACCCCTCGGTGCCCGTTGGGCGGTCGGCCTCAGACAACCAGGTCGTGCGCATTTGGGGAGACCCTCGCCCCTCTGAGGGGCTGCGGCCGCATTGGGAGATCGCCGAGGCGCTGGGGATCATCGATTTTGCCCGCGGAGCCAAGGTGTCGGGATCCGGCTTTCCGTTTTACGTCGGCATGGGGGCCCGTCTGCAGCGGGCGCTTATCGCCTTCTTCTTGGACGAGGCGGCCCGGCGGGGCTATCTGGAGATGGAGCCCCCGCTGCTGGTAAACGCCTCCAGCGCCCGCGGCACGGGCCAGCTTCCCGACAAAGAGGACCTGATGTACGTAATCGAGCGCGACGAGCTTTACCTCGTTCCCACGGCCGAAGTCCCCTTGACGAACTACTACCGAGACGAGCTGCTGGAGGAGGACGCCCTGCCTATACGGCTTTGCGCCTACACGCCCTGCTTTCGACGCGAGGCCGGCTCCTACGGCCGAGACGTACGGGGGCTTAACCGGCTGCATCAGTTCGACAAGGTCGAGCTGGTTAGGATCGCGCATCCGGAACAGAGCTACGCGGAACTGGAAAGCCTGCGAGAGGACGCCGAACGGCTGCTGCAGCTACTTGGGCTTCCCTATCGGGTTTTGCTTATGTGCACAGCCGATCTGGGCTTTACGCCGGCCAAAAAGTACGACCTGGAGGTCTGGAGCCCTGCACAGAGCCGATGGCTGGAGGTCTCCAGCGTCTCGAATTTCGAGGATTTTCAAGCCCGCCGCATGAACCTGCGCTTTCGGCCCCGGGATGGATCCCGGCCCCGTCTGGTGCATACACTCAACGGCTCCGGTCTGGCCCTGCCGCGCGTGGTGGCGGCCCTTCTGGAGCATTACCAGACCCGGGAGGGACGCGTACGCGTGCCGGAGGTCTTGGTTCCGTACCTGAACGCGGAATGGCTTTCCATATGA
- the sdhA gene encoding succinate dehydrogenase flavoprotein subunit, with product MAVFEHEVVVVGAGGAGLMAARYAAEGADVAVLSKLHPLRSHTGAAQGGICAALGNEEEDHWIWHAFDTVKGSDYLGDQDAIVVMCQDAPRTIIELEHDGVPFSRTPDGKIAQRPFGGHTRNFGQAPVRRACYAADRTGHVILHTLYEQCLKRKVRFYNEFQVLDLLINPDGETAGVVAYEIRTGEIHTFRARAVVLATGGYGRVYKTTSNAHANTGDGFALALRAGIPLEDMEFVQFHPTGMYRLGILITEGARGEGGVLRNRYGERFMERYAPTVKDLAPRDVISRCIYQEIREGRGIDGKDYVYLDLTHLSLKEIETKLPEIATFSKIYLGIDPSRQPVPVAPTCHYAMGGIPTDVDGRVYRSVRLLDGRDGNYQDAKGHWVTPSFELEYVPGLYAAGEVACVSVHGANRLGTNSLLDLVVFGRRVGKAIVRELETGGRKLPALPDNPEQRARQVLEAILSRTEGESVARVRADLQQMMMDYVSVFRTAETLEKARQAIAEIRQRAERVRIDDHGKQFNTDLMEAWELLSLVDVAESIIHSAEARTESRGAHTREDYPNRDDQRWLKHTLFYRHPDQSTELRYRPVVILPAEQYPFFQPKERKY from the coding sequence ATGGCGGTCTTTGAGCATGAGGTCGTCGTAGTGGGCGCAGGGGGCGCGGGGCTCATGGCGGCTCGTTATGCCGCCGAGGGAGCCGATGTGGCCGTGCTTAGCAAGCTGCATCCGTTGCGCTCCCATACCGGGGCCGCTCAGGGCGGCATCTGCGCTGCTTTGGGCAACGAGGAAGAAGATCACTGGATTTGGCACGCCTTTGATACGGTCAAGGGCTCCGATTATCTGGGCGATCAGGACGCGATCGTGGTCATGTGCCAAGACGCGCCCCGGACCATCATCGAGCTGGAGCACGACGGCGTGCCGTTTTCCCGCACCCCAGATGGCAAGATCGCCCAGCGGCCCTTTGGCGGGCATACGCGCAACTTCGGGCAGGCCCCTGTACGCCGGGCCTGTTACGCGGCCGATCGAACGGGCCATGTGATCCTGCACACCCTCTATGAGCAGTGTCTGAAGCGCAAGGTGCGCTTCTATAATGAGTTTCAGGTGCTGGACTTGCTGATCAACCCCGATGGCGAGACGGCCGGTGTGGTGGCCTACGAGATTCGAACGGGTGAGATCCACACATTTCGCGCTAGGGCCGTTGTGCTCGCCACCGGCGGCTACGGCCGCGTCTACAAGACGACCTCAAACGCGCACGCCAACACGGGCGATGGGTTCGCCCTCGCCTTGCGAGCCGGCATCCCGCTAGAAGACATGGAGTTTGTGCAGTTTCACCCCACGGGCATGTACCGGCTGGGCATCCTCATCACGGAAGGTGCCCGCGGCGAGGGCGGCGTGCTGCGTAACCGCTATGGGGAGCGCTTCATGGAGCGCTACGCCCCGACGGTCAAGGATCTGGCCCCGCGCGATGTGATCAGCCGCTGTATCTACCAGGAAATCCGCGAGGGCCGCGGCATAGACGGCAAGGACTACGTGTATTTGGATCTCACCCACCTGAGCCTTAAGGAAATCGAAACGAAACTTCCCGAGATCGCCACGTTTTCGAAGATTTACCTCGGTATCGACCCGTCACGGCAGCCTGTGCCCGTGGCCCCCACCTGCCATTACGCCATGGGGGGCATTCCGACGGATGTGGACGGACGCGTCTACCGGTCCGTTCGGTTGCTAGACGGTCGAGACGGAAACTATCAGGACGCAAAGGGCCATTGGGTCACCCCGTCTTTTGAGCTAGAGTACGTTCCGGGCTTGTATGCGGCTGGAGAGGTGGCCTGTGTCTCCGTGCACGGCGCCAACCGGCTGGGCACCAACTCGCTACTGGATCTTGTGGTCTTCGGACGTCGAGTGGGCAAGGCCATTGTGCGCGAACTCGAAACAGGCGGGCGCAAGCTGCCTGCGCTTCCGGATAACCCCGAGCAGCGGGCTCGGCAGGTGTTGGAGGCTATCTTGAGCCGCACCGAGGGGGAGTCCGTGGCTCGGGTGCGGGCCGATCTGCAGCAGATGATGATGGATTACGTTTCCGTCTTCCGCACCGCCGAGACCTTGGAGAAGGCTCGCCAAGCGATCGCCGAGATACGCCAGCGGGCTGAGCGCGTGCGCATCGACGACCACGGCAAGCAGTTCAACACCGATCTTATGGAGGCCTGGGAGCTGCTGTCCTTGGTGGACGTAGCCGAATCGATTATCCACAGCGCCGAAGCCCGCACGGAAAGCCGCGGCGCCCACACCCGAGAAGACTATCCCAATCGGGACGATCAACGTTGGCTCAAGCACACGCTCTTTTACCGACACCCGGATCAGTCCACAGAGCTGCGCTATCGACCCGTGGTCATCTTGCCGGCGGAGCAGTATCCTTTCTTCCAGCCCAAGGAGCGCAAGTACTGA
- the purH gene encoding bifunctional phosphoribosylaminoimidazolecarboxamide formyltransferase/IMP cyclohydrolase codes for MEQELQVRRALLSVSDKTGLLELARALQELGVELLSTGGTARALREAGLEVTLVEAYTGWPEMLGGRVKSLHPQLHAAILARRDQVADLEALERWGVECIDLVVVNFYPFPKASAQALATQEEAIEQIDIGGPALVRAAAKNHQWVAVLTDPAQYAEILEELRASGGRLSLRTRKQLAQAAFARTAAYEAAIAQYFAQEPWPTWWAQAWPLAQPLRYGENPHQRAAFYGDMAAFIELLHGRELSYNNLLDIDAALQLAEEFAEDAMLCAIFKHTNPCGVALGGSARQAWERALRADPQAPFGGIVIFTHPIDDEAAQAVDQLFTEIILAPDFTPEALERLKQKRHRRLIRWRPAQRPRWQLRSALGGVLVQERDTGADADVSWWVPTRRQPTEAEWRALRFAWRVVRHVKSNAIVVAEEGATLGIGAGQMSRVDAARLAVWKAQQAGFALRGAVAASDAFFPFPDGLEVLAEAGVRAVIQPGGSIRDAEVVAAADRMGVAMVFTGTRHFRH; via the coding sequence TTGGAGCAGGAGCTTCAGGTTCGACGGGCGTTGCTGTCCGTTTCCGACAAGACCGGTCTGCTGGAGCTGGCCCGTGCGCTGCAGGAGTTGGGCGTGGAGCTGCTCTCCACGGGGGGGACGGCGCGCGCACTGCGAGAGGCTGGCCTAGAGGTGACGCTCGTAGAGGCCTACACGGGCTGGCCGGAGATGCTCGGGGGGCGGGTTAAGAGCCTGCATCCGCAGCTGCACGCCGCGATTCTGGCCCGTCGGGATCAAGTGGCGGACCTAGAGGCGCTGGAACGCTGGGGGGTGGAATGCATAGATCTGGTGGTGGTCAATTTCTACCCGTTTCCGAAGGCGTCCGCTCAAGCCCTAGCGACGCAGGAGGAAGCGATAGAGCAAATAGATATCGGGGGGCCGGCCCTGGTGCGCGCGGCGGCCAAAAACCATCAATGGGTGGCCGTGCTGACCGACCCGGCTCAGTATGCGGAGATTCTGGAGGAGTTGCGCGCCTCCGGCGGGCGGCTTTCGCTTCGGACCCGAAAGCAACTGGCTCAGGCCGCTTTCGCCCGCACGGCGGCCTATGAGGCGGCTATAGCTCAGTACTTTGCACAAGAGCCATGGCCCACATGGTGGGCGCAGGCCTGGCCCTTGGCGCAACCGCTTCGCTACGGGGAAAACCCTCATCAGCGGGCGGCCTTTTACGGCGACATGGCCGCTTTTATCGAGTTGCTTCACGGGCGGGAGCTTTCGTACAACAACCTGCTCGACATCGACGCGGCGCTTCAGCTGGCTGAGGAGTTCGCCGAGGACGCGATGCTATGCGCCATCTTCAAGCACACCAACCCCTGTGGGGTGGCCTTGGGCGGCAGTGCGCGCCAGGCCTGGGAGCGGGCCCTGCGAGCCGACCCGCAGGCCCCGTTCGGGGGGATCGTGATTTTTACCCACCCCATAGACGACGAGGCGGCGCAGGCCGTAGATCAGCTGTTTACGGAGATTATCCTGGCGCCGGACTTTACGCCGGAGGCTCTGGAGCGACTAAAACAGAAGCGCCATCGTCGGCTCATTCGCTGGCGTCCGGCCCAGAGGCCCCGCTGGCAACTGCGCTCCGCGCTCGGGGGGGTGCTGGTGCAGGAGCGCGACACGGGCGCGGATGCGGACGTATCTTGGTGGGTTCCCACCCGGCGCCAGCCCACAGAGGCCGAATGGAGGGCGCTTCGGTTCGCCTGGCGCGTGGTGCGGCATGTAAAATCCAACGCGATCGTCGTGGCCGAGGAAGGGGCCACTTTGGGCATAGGGGCCGGCCAGATGTCCCGCGTTGACGCGGCGCGCTTGGCCGTCTGGAAGGCGCAGCAGGCCGGTTTCGCCCTTCGGGGTGCTGTGGCGGCTTCGGACGCCTTCTTCCCGTTTCCCGACGGTTTAGAGGTGCTAGCCGAAGCCGGTGTGCGGGCCGTCATACAGCCCGGCGGTTCGATTCGAGACGCCGAGGTGGTGGCGGCGGCCGATCGGATGGGGGTGGCGATGGTTTTCACCGGAACAAGACACTTCCGACACTGA
- the pyrF gene encoding orotidine-5'-phosphate decarboxylase → MSWLDRLRALQEARRSLLCVGLDPDPERLPAALHPERDPVEAIYRFVSALIAATEEVVCAFKFNTAFYEAHGAAGWAALEALVSSVPPGPMVILDAKRADIPHSARFYAQALLGRMPRADAVTASPYMGLEALEPFWAYPDKAVFVLCRTSNPGAQTLQEKRLQAGHSLYQEVAAQVNAWARARSLNLGLVVGATEPEAIRNVRHKAPELPLLIPGIGAQGGALAEAVRYGTAGGGCVLINVSRSVLEAGSGPDFAEQARKQAETLRQLLWAHRSV, encoded by the coding sequence ATGAGCTGGCTGGATCGCCTAAGGGCCTTGCAGGAGGCCCGCCGCTCGCTTCTGTGCGTGGGCCTGGATCCGGATCCGGAACGGTTGCCGGCTGCGCTACATCCGGAGCGCGACCCCGTAGAGGCCATCTACCGGTTTGTTTCGGCCCTGATCGCCGCCACGGAGGAAGTGGTCTGCGCCTTTAAGTTCAACACGGCCTTCTATGAAGCGCACGGAGCGGCGGGCTGGGCGGCCTTGGAGGCGCTCGTATCGAGCGTGCCACCGGGTCCGATGGTGATCCTGGACGCCAAGCGGGCCGATATCCCTCATAGCGCGCGCTTTTACGCGCAAGCCCTCCTGGGGCGCATGCCGCGGGCGGATGCCGTGACGGCCTCCCCGTATATGGGGCTTGAAGCCCTGGAACCGTTTTGGGCCTACCCAGATAAAGCGGTCTTCGTGCTCTGCCGCACGTCAAATCCGGGGGCGCAGACGCTACAGGAAAAGCGCCTGCAAGCGGGACACTCCCTCTACCAAGAGGTGGCCGCCCAAGTCAACGCCTGGGCCCGCGCTCGATCCCTGAACCTGGGGCTTGTGGTCGGCGCCACGGAACCGGAGGCGATCCGGAACGTGCGCCACAAGGCCCCCGAGCTTCCGCTGCTCATCCCCGGCATAGGAGCCCAGGGCGGGGCCCTGGCCGAGGCCGTTCGGTACGGAACGGCCGGCGGAGGCTGCGTCCTGATCAACGTGAGCCGGAGCGTTCTGGAGGCGGGCTCGGGCCCGGACTTCGCCGAACAGGCCCGCAAGCAAGCCGAGACACTGCGCCAGCTGCTCTGGGCCCATCGATCGGTGTAA
- the rpmE gene encoding 50S ribosomal protein L31 yields MKPGIHPEYREVTVHCICGNSFKTRSTAKRDIKVEICAVCHPFYTGKQKFVDTAGRVEKFMRKYGQAYNPQ; encoded by the coding sequence ATGAAGCCCGGTATCCATCCCGAGTACCGCGAAGTAACCGTGCACTGCATCTGCGGCAACAGCTTCAAGACACGCTCGACGGCCAAGCGGGACATCAAGGTCGAGATCTGCGCGGTCTGCCATCCGTTCTACACGGGTAAGCAAAAGTTCGTCGACACCGCAGGCCGCGTCGAGAAGTTCATGCGCAAATACGGCCAAGCTTACAACCCGCAGTAG
- the rsmB gene encoding 16S rRNA (cytosine(967)-C(5))-methyltransferase RsmB produces the protein MPRRSAIPRPAPQAPMRQWALYALRRVAEEGAFAARLADAERLTIPQRPQVTELVQGALRWRRYVDFLLARWYRRADRLEPAVRAMLWIGLYELRFTSAPTPVVVNAWTEIAREYLHEGAAKLVHALLRRALREPRWPEPDVEDAVQRLGIRYSYPDWIVEGWLRCWGRERTEALLRWGNERPRFAVRLNPRRVRSWQDLGLSSETLERLRPEPVEGLERTFWVHALAPLRGALLRGMLAVQDPASAWVVRLLDPQPGERILDLCAAPGGKTLLIAELMADQGEVWAIEVHPGRSRYLEGAVGRYGARCVRVLQADGRRWRQGLFDRVLVDAPCTGLGVLAKRADLRWARQPEDVPKLVALQRELLENAAQLVRPGGVLLYATCTLWPEENEEQVQAFLARHPEFTLESACGWVPAGWVQESGWMVSFPPDTGADGVFAARLRRHR, from the coding sequence ATGCCGCGCCGATCTGCGATTCCACGTCCGGCGCCACAGGCGCCGATGCGCCAGTGGGCCTTATATGCGCTGCGGCGCGTAGCAGAAGAGGGGGCTTTCGCCGCCCGGTTGGCCGATGCCGAACGGCTTACGATCCCCCAACGCCCCCAAGTCACGGAGCTGGTTCAGGGGGCGCTGCGGTGGCGCCGCTATGTGGACTTTCTGCTGGCGCGCTGGTACCGTCGCGCCGATCGTCTGGAGCCCGCCGTGCGGGCCATGCTTTGGATCGGGCTATACGAGCTGCGTTTTACAAGCGCCCCGACCCCGGTCGTGGTGAACGCCTGGACTGAGATCGCTCGAGAGTATCTTCATGAAGGCGCAGCCAAGCTGGTGCACGCTCTGCTGCGCCGTGCCCTGCGCGAGCCGCGCTGGCCGGAGCCGGATGTCGAGGATGCCGTGCAGCGGCTCGGGATTCGGTATTCGTACCCGGATTGGATCGTAGAGGGCTGGCTGCGCTGCTGGGGGCGCGAGCGTACAGAGGCCTTGTTGCGCTGGGGTAACGAGCGGCCGCGTTTTGCTGTGCGCCTCAACCCCCGCCGGGTGCGCTCTTGGCAGGACCTGGGACTGTCTTCGGAGACGCTGGAGCGCCTGCGGCCGGAGCCCGTAGAGGGGTTAGAGCGGACCTTTTGGGTGCACGCTCTGGCGCCGCTTCGAGGTGCCCTTCTGCGAGGCATGCTCGCAGTACAGGATCCGGCCTCGGCTTGGGTGGTGCGGTTGTTGGATCCCCAACCCGGGGAGCGCATCTTGGACCTTTGCGCCGCCCCAGGAGGGAAAACCTTGCTCATTGCCGAGCTGATGGCCGATCAGGGGGAGGTTTGGGCTATAGAGGTTCACCCTGGTCGGTCGCGTTACCTGGAGGGCGCCGTCGGCCGGTATGGCGCCCGATGCGTGCGCGTGTTGCAGGCGGACGGTCGACGGTGGCGACAGGGGCTTTTCGACCGGGTTCTCGTAGACGCCCCCTGTACGGGCCTGGGTGTGCTCGCCAAGCGAGCCGATCTGCGCTGGGCGCGGCAGCCAGAGGATGTGCCTAAGCTGGTGGCTCTGCAGCGGGAGCTTTTGGAGAACGCCGCCCAACTCGTCCGGCCCGGCGGGGTGTTGTTGTACGCCACTTGCACGCTGTGGCCCGAGGAGAACGAAGAGCAGGTGCAGGCCTTTTTAGCCCGACATCCGGAGTTTACGCTGGAGTCCGCATGCGGCTGGGTGCCTGCCGGTTGGGTTCAGGAATCGGGCTGGATGGTGAGCTTTCCCCCCGATACGGGCGCCGATGGGGTTTTCGCTGCGCGGTTGCGCCGGCATCGCTAG
- the sdhC gene encoding succinate dehydrogenase, cytochrome b556 subunit, translating into MRWWELLFRYKMRVGMLAWLFHRISGLALVGYIIVHVYGLRTLTDRDQFNALIAGYHHPLFRVLEIFLLAAVTYHALNGLRIVLIDFLGWSPQQKRLFWTLSGAAVLIIGLGAYPILRMFF; encoded by the coding sequence ATGAGATGGTGGGAGCTGCTCTTTCGTTATAAAATGCGCGTGGGCATGCTGGCCTGGCTCTTTCACCGCATCAGCGGCCTGGCCCTCGTGGGCTACATTATTGTCCACGTCTACGGGCTTCGGACCCTAACGGATCGCGATCAATTCAACGCCCTGATCGCGGGTTATCATCATCCCCTCTTTCGGGTGCTGGAGATCTTCCTTTTGGCTGCTGTGACGTATCACGCGCTAAATGGGTTGCGGATCGTGCTCATTGATTTTCTGGGATGGTCTCCCCAGCAGAAACGGCTTTTCTGGACCCTTTCAGGAGCCGCGGTGCTCATCATCGGGCTGGGGGCCTATCCTATCTTGCGGATGTTCTTTTAA
- a CDS encoding putative sugar nucleotidyl transferase has product MTQIVYLVEDAQVARLLPLVWTRPVFELRVGVRTLWEKHRRLWGGGVELRAWVRPFLAPWTEQAYDIAANRWRPADVIFWVNARWIPTETQVRAMRDARGPQSWWSGSQWLALRLEGEALLRWDPEQGDPNKASEGWPRTDWEGVQLLRRLGDVVYESAAELTRELSDFPLGRFEGRMHAGALGLTPERIYLAPGSVVYPGAVLNAESGPIVVDEGAEVGELAAIRGPCYIGPHTQVRMGARLYGGTSIGPVCRVGGEVVMTTFQGYANKAHDGHLGHAWIGAWVNLGAGTQSSNLKNDYRPVRIWDALEGRFVDTDRQFLGLFAADHVKSAVGTTFNTGTVVGVGANVFGAGFPRTVIPSFSWGGAAGFSTYPLDRFLAAAERVLARRNRSLSEADRELLRYVYEATRPERTWES; this is encoded by the coding sequence ATGACCCAGATCGTTTATCTCGTGGAGGATGCCCAAGTAGCGCGCCTGCTTCCGCTGGTGTGGACCCGACCTGTTTTCGAGCTGCGCGTGGGCGTGCGCACGCTCTGGGAGAAGCATCGTCGGCTCTGGGGGGGCGGTGTGGAGCTGCGGGCCTGGGTGCGGCCCTTCCTGGCGCCCTGGACCGAGCAAGCCTACGACATCGCGGCAAACCGGTGGAGGCCCGCGGATGTCATTTTTTGGGTGAACGCCCGCTGGATCCCCACAGAGACCCAGGTACGCGCCATGAGGGATGCGCGGGGGCCGCAGAGCTGGTGGTCGGGCTCGCAGTGGTTGGCTCTGCGCCTGGAAGGCGAGGCGCTGCTGAGGTGGGATCCCGAACAGGGGGACCCGAACAAGGCCTCCGAGGGATGGCCCCGCACCGATTGGGAGGGGGTTCAGCTCCTGCGGAGGCTAGGGGATGTGGTTTACGAAAGCGCGGCCGAGTTGACGCGAGAGCTCAGCGATTTCCCCCTAGGCCGCTTTGAGGGTCGAATGCACGCAGGCGCCCTTGGGCTTACACCGGAGCGCATATACCTGGCCCCCGGATCGGTGGTTTATCCGGGCGCGGTGCTCAATGCGGAATCCGGCCCGATCGTGGTCGACGAGGGGGCTGAGGTGGGAGAGTTAGCCGCCATCCGCGGGCCATGCTACATCGGCCCGCATACGCAGGTGCGTATGGGCGCGCGCCTGTATGGCGGCACAAGCATTGGGCCCGTCTGTAGGGTGGGGGGAGAGGTCGTGATGACGACTTTCCAGGGCTATGCCAACAAGGCCCACGACGGGCATCTGGGGCATGCCTGGATCGGCGCATGGGTCAATTTGGGGGCCGGCACGCAGAGCTCCAATCTCAAAAACGATTACCGGCCCGTGCGCATCTGGGATGCGCTCGAGGGTCGTTTTGTGGACACGGATCGGCAGTTTTTGGGGCTATTTGCTGCCGACCACGTCAAATCCGCCGTCGGAACCACGTTCAATACGGGCACGGTCGTGGGGGTGGGGGCCAACGTATTCGGGGCCGGTTTTCCCCGAACGGTCATCCCGTCGTTTAGCTGGGGAGGGGCGGCGGGCTTCAGCACCTATCCCCTGGACCGCTTTTTGGCCGCAGCCGAGCGCGTGCTTGCTCGTCGAAATCGCTCCCTATCGGAGGCGGACCGGGAGCTGTTGCGCTACGTCTACGAGGCCACACGCCCAGAGCGCACTTGGGAATCCTGA
- a CDS encoding succinate dehydrogenase: MRHLYQPSPRPRAFWWFFHRVSGSVLVIMLIVHYWVQHYDPATATMTSELLSEGELPRYGEAAQARTGLVEPTPYDLVMARLADPAYAWFWKTYNLLFLLFALHHGFYGLSNIIGDYVRHDMARLLLTVLAWCVALFLLVVGAYSVITAGWNYTPPKPG, translated from the coding sequence ATGAGGCATCTATATCAGCCCTCGCCACGTCCCCGGGCATTTTGGTGGTTTTTCCATCGGGTCTCGGGAAGCGTGCTTGTGATTATGCTCATCGTGCACTACTGGGTGCAGCATTATGATCCGGCCACGGCCACGATGACCTCCGAGCTGCTTTCTGAGGGGGAGCTACCCCGCTACGGAGAGGCCGCGCAAGCCCGCACGGGGCTAGTAGAGCCGACGCCATACGATCTGGTCATGGCCCGACTGGCCGATCCTGCTTATGCGTGGTTTTGGAAGACCTACAACCTGCTTTTTCTGCTCTTCGCCTTACATCATGGCTTTTACGGGCTCTCCAACATAATCGGAGACTATGTTCGCCACGACATGGCGCGGCTGCTGCTGACCGTGCTGGCCTGGTGTGTGGCTCTGTTTTTGCTCGTGGTTGGGGCCTATTCCGTGATCACGGCGGGCTGGAATTACACTCCCCCCAAGCCCGGCTGA